The stretch of DNA TGACCTTGATGCCCTCGGCGTTGAGTCGGCGAACCAGTTCGGACTGGGTGGAGACGTTCTCCTTGGCGACGATCTCCTGAATACGTTTCTGGCGTTGTTCCTTCGTCAGCATCAATCGTCTTCCCCGGACGCCTGGCTTATGCAGACCCGTATGCAAATAATTATACGGGCTGCTGCTTAGCGCGCAAGCCCGCTACGGCCTGGTCCAGCAGACGGTCGGCCACCTCGAGTTTCGAAAGGCGCGGCCACGCCTGGGCTTCGCCCGAAGGTGTCACCAGCGTGACCTCGTTGTCATCGCCGCCAAAACCGCTGCCCTCACGCGTGGGGTAATTCAGCAGAATAAAGTCGAGGTTCTTGCGGCTGGCCTTGCCGGCTGCGCGTTCCACGCCCGCGTGCGTCTCCATGGCAAAGCCGACCAGCACGCGCGCCCCCTTGCGCGCTCCCAGACCCGCCGCGATGTCCGGGTTGGGAACCAGCTCCACGCTGAGCGGCCCGGCAGCCTTGGCCTGCTTCTCGCCGGACCGCTGGGCCGCGCGGTAGTCCGCCACCGCCGCCGTCAGCACCCCGATGTCCACCGAGTCCCAGGCGGCCTCGCAGGCAGCCTGCATCTCCAGCGCACTCTCGACCCGCACCAGCTCGGCTCCCGGCGGTGCCTCGAGGTGGCTGGGGCCGCTGACCAGGGTCACGCGCGCCCCGCGCGCCAGCGCACGCTCGGCCACCGCAAAGCCCATCTTGCCCGACGAGGGGTTGCTGATAAAGCGCACCGGGTCGAGGTACTCGCGGGTCGGCCCGGCGGTGACCAGCACGTGCCGTCCGGCGAGGTCCTTGAGGGACAAGAGGCGCTGCACCTCGAGGACGATCCGTTCCGGTTCGGCCATGCGCCCGAAGCCCTCGCCCTCGCCGCGCGTGCCCAGACGCCCGAACACCGGACCCAGGAAAGTGTGTCCGTACGCCTCGAGGCGGGCGCGGTTCGCCGCGGTCGCCGGGTGCTCCCACATGCTGGGATTCATGGCCGGAACCCACAGCACCGGGCCGCGCACGCACAGCAGCGTGGCCGCAGCCAGATCGTCGGCGCGGCCATGGGCCGCGCGCGCCATCAGGTCCGCCGAGGCCGAGACCACCACGGTGAGGTCTGCAAAGCGGGCCAGCTCGAGGTGCTGCGCTCCGGGCTGCGCCGCGAACCAGCCGGTGTCGGTATGAACCGGGCCGTCCGCGGCGGTGGCCAGCGAGAGTTCGGTGATGAACTCGAGAGCGCTGCGGGTGGCGATCACCCGCACGGCGAACCCGGCCTCGCGCAGGCGGCGCAGCAGCGCGGGAGCCTTGACCGCCGCGATCGAGGCCGAGACGACGACCAAGACGTTCATGCGGGCCGCTTTATTCGGTGGTGGGGCGCTCGGCGGCCGCAGCGGCCTGCTGGGCCTGACGCTGACGGTTGAGATCGTGGTTCAGGCGCTCCTCGTCGATCAGGTTCTCGCCGATGATCAGCTTGTCCTGGGCCAGTTCGCGCATCGCGACCGTGACGAGGTTGCGGATCTTGGCGCGCTGTTCGACCGGCAAGACACTGGGGGTGCCGCCGCGCAACTGCAGCGCGCGCTTGGCGGTAACGACGGAGAGTCGGTACTTGCTGTCGGTCAGCGACAGCAGCTTGTCGATGTTCTTTTCAGCCATGGGTCCCTCCACAAAGCGTGCCCCGGGCGGGGCATCAGACTTTCAATGTACACCACGGCCCGCCCTGCAAAGGCGAGCCGGGTCGCAAGCGCTCGGTATGCCGGGAGCGCTTTATACGTCCTGCCGCTCGAACATCCAGGCGGACACCGCCATCAGCAGCGCCGAGAGCACGACCTGCAACAGGATGTAATCCCCGGGCACCGAGGCTCCTGACCGCATCTCCAGAGCCTGCTGCAGCGACTCGCTCGGTGTGATGCCGGGCCAGTCCAGCTTCAGCAGGCTCAGCCGGAACAGCAGCCAGGCATACAGCCCGCCCAGCCCCAGGTAGGCCCCGAAGATCGCCAGAGTCTCGTAGCGGCTCGCCAGACGCCCCAGCATGCTGGCGCACAGCGCCAGCGCCGGAAAGGGCAGCAGGCACAGCGCCGCCACCAGCAGGGCCTTGCCCGCCAACTCGAGGCTCTGCAGCAAAGTCAGCGGCGGAAAGTCGATGCCATCCAGACCGTAACTGAACACGGCCATGAACAAAAACAGCACCAGCAGCACCGCTCCGAGGATCGCCACCTCGAGGACCAGCCACAGGTACTTGGCCAGCATCAGCGCCAGTCCGCTGGCCGGCAGGGCGCGCAGCAGGTAGTGGGTGTTCTGGCCGTACTCGGTGCGCAGCTGCCAGAACGGCTTGAAGCAGGCCACTCCCAGCGGCACCAGGAACAGCAGCATACTCAGCCCCACCCGTACCTCGATGTTGCGGGTCAGGGCAAAGATCATCAGGTAGGCAATGAGCAGGGCCAGCGCAGTAAAGCCCATCAGCAGAGCGTTTTGGGTCAGCTCCTTGCGAAACAGCGTCAGCAGCGTGCGGCCGAAGCCGGGCGTGCGGCGCACCCGGATCGCGCGGGTCGCGGACGAAAGCTCGCTCATACCGGTTCCTCCAGGGCGCGCCGCTCGCGCGCCGCCTCTTTCACGGCCCGGTCAATCGAG from Deinobacterium chartae encodes:
- the coaBC gene encoding bifunctional phosphopantothenoylcysteine decarboxylase/phosphopantothenate--cysteine ligase CoaBC → MNVLVVVSASIAAVKAPALLRRLREAGFAVRVIATRSALEFITELSLATAADGPVHTDTGWFAAQPGAQHLELARFADLTVVVSASADLMARAAHGRADDLAAATLLCVRGPVLWVPAMNPSMWEHPATAANRARLEAYGHTFLGPVFGRLGTRGEGEGFGRMAEPERIVLEVQRLLSLKDLAGRHVLVTAGPTREYLDPVRFISNPSSGKMGFAVAERALARGARVTLVSGPSHLEAPPGAELVRVESALEMQAACEAAWDSVDIGVLTAAVADYRAAQRSGEKQAKAAGPLSVELVPNPDIAAGLGARKGARVLVGFAMETHAGVERAAGKASRKNLDFILLNYPTREGSGFGGDDNEVTLVTPSGEAQAWPRLSKLEVADRLLDQAVAGLRAKQQPV
- the rpoZ gene encoding DNA-directed RNA polymerase subunit omega, yielding MAEKNIDKLLSLTDSKYRLSVVTAKRALQLRGGTPSVLPVEQRAKIRNLVTVAMRELAQDKLIIGENLIDEERLNHDLNRQRQAQQAAAAAERPTTE